The Pseudoxanthobacter soli DSM 19599 genome contains a region encoding:
- a CDS encoding alkylphosphonate utilization protein, with protein sequence MADGDDDYVYDEATGEWRPASELAAEAAAASGIVVRDAAGTVLADGDSVTLIKDLKVKGANQTLKQGTVIRSIRLTDNPDEIDCRYEGIKGLVLRTEFVRKR encoded by the coding sequence ATGGCCGACGGCGACGACGATTACGTTTACGACGAGGCCACCGGCGAATGGCGCCCGGCGTCCGAGCTTGCGGCGGAAGCCGCCGCGGCCAGCGGGATCGTGGTGCGCGACGCCGCCGGCACGGTGCTCGCCGACGGCGATTCCGTCACCCTGATCAAGGACCTGAAGGTGAAGGGCGCCAACCAGACCCTGAAGCAGGGCACGGTGATCCGCTCGATCCGCCTCACCGACAATCCCGACGAGATCGACTGCCGCTACGAAGGCATCAAGGGCCTCGTGCTGCGCACGGAATTCGTGCGCAAACGCTGA
- the pdxY gene encoding pyridoxal kinase produces the protein MTDPMSQLSGLAPPAAQPPAKPAVIAVSSQVARGGVGTRALSFALERLGHSVWLVPTVFLPWHTGHGPSTRIQPPEDRFEAALNDLVRLESLKEVGAIVTGFLGSHAQATAIARFVARAKQMKPDILFVCDPVIGDVGGLYVSRETADAVRDVLLPMADAATPNVWELGWLTGMPVETTAEVLAAARALGPERVLATSAPAMMRNSIATMLVTRDSALMAEHPAFSEAPSGTGDLIAALFTAGLLSGASAEAVLVRATASTYEVVARSVKAGADELLFVAEQESLVRPAANIHVRRLAEVSGRRAPTPVIR, from the coding sequence ATGACCGATCCGATGTCCCAGCTTTCCGGCCTCGCGCCGCCCGCCGCCCAGCCGCCCGCCAAGCCGGCGGTCATCGCGGTTTCGTCCCAGGTGGCGCGCGGCGGCGTCGGCACGCGGGCGCTGTCGTTCGCGCTGGAGCGGCTCGGCCATTCCGTGTGGCTGGTGCCGACGGTGTTCCTGCCCTGGCACACCGGCCACGGACCTTCGACGCGCATCCAGCCGCCGGAAGACCGCTTCGAGGCGGCGCTCAACGATCTCGTCCGGCTGGAGTCCCTGAAGGAGGTCGGCGCCATCGTCACCGGCTTCCTCGGCTCCCACGCGCAGGCGACCGCGATCGCCCGCTTCGTGGCGCGCGCGAAGCAGATGAAGCCGGACATCCTGTTCGTCTGCGACCCGGTGATCGGGGACGTCGGCGGCCTCTATGTCTCGCGCGAGACGGCGGACGCGGTGCGCGACGTGCTGCTGCCGATGGCCGATGCTGCGACGCCGAATGTCTGGGAACTCGGGTGGCTGACAGGCATGCCTGTCGAGACCACGGCCGAGGTGCTGGCGGCCGCGCGCGCCCTCGGACCGGAGCGGGTGCTGGCGACGTCGGCGCCCGCGATGATGCGCAATTCCATCGCCACCATGCTCGTCACCCGCGACAGCGCGCTGATGGCCGAGCACCCCGCGTTCTCGGAGGCGCCGAGCGGCACGGGCGACCTCATCGCCGCGCTGTTCACGGCGGGGCTGCTGTCGGGCGCGTCGGCGGAAGCGGTGCTGGTGCGGGCGACCGCCTCGACCTACGAGGTGGTGGCGCGCTCGGTGAAGGCTGGGGCGGACGAGCTTCTGTTCGTGGCCGAGCAGGAGAGCCTGGTGCGCCCGGCCGCGAACATCCACGTTCGCCGCCTCGCCGAGGTTTCCGGACGCCGCGCGCCGACGCCGGTGATCCGGTAG
- a CDS encoding HpcH/HpaI aldolase/citrate lyase family protein, with protein sequence MQQSPKRAVALRPRRSILYVPGSNARALDKAAGLPADGLILDLEDSVAPDMKDPARRAVAERVAARAFGGREVIVRVNGADTPWGAADLAAVAEAGPDAVLLPKVESDDEVIEAGRVLDRLGAPATLSLWAMIETPLAALRPEQVAAAREAEVNTRLTCLVVGTNDLAKVTRARLKPGRAAFMPYLTAAVAAARAYGLDVIDGVCNALDDPAAFEAECVDGRDLGMDGKTLIHPSQIEAANRVFAPDAGEIAEARRIIDAFSLPENRSRGAIALDGRMVERLHADIARRTLALAEAIAAAS encoded by the coding sequence ATGCAGCAGAGCCCGAAGCGCGCCGTCGCGCTGCGTCCGCGCCGCAGCATCCTCTATGTCCCGGGCTCCAACGCCCGTGCGCTCGACAAGGCCGCCGGCCTGCCGGCGGACGGTCTGATCCTGGACCTGGAGGATTCGGTCGCCCCCGACATGAAGGATCCCGCCCGCCGCGCCGTTGCCGAGCGGGTGGCGGCCCGCGCCTTTGGTGGCCGGGAAGTGATCGTGCGCGTCAACGGCGCCGATACGCCGTGGGGCGCGGCGGACCTTGCCGCGGTGGCGGAAGCCGGCCCCGATGCCGTGCTGCTGCCGAAGGTCGAGAGTGACGACGAGGTGATCGAGGCCGGTCGCGTGCTCGACCGGCTCGGCGCCCCGGCCACGCTCTCGCTCTGGGCGATGATCGAGACGCCGCTCGCCGCGCTTCGGCCCGAGCAGGTCGCCGCGGCGCGCGAGGCGGAGGTCAACACCCGCCTCACCTGCCTCGTCGTCGGCACCAACGATCTCGCCAAGGTGACCCGCGCGCGGCTGAAGCCCGGCCGGGCGGCCTTCATGCCCTATCTCACCGCGGCGGTCGCCGCCGCCCGCGCCTACGGCCTCGATGTGATCGACGGCGTGTGCAACGCGCTCGACGATCCCGCCGCGTTCGAAGCCGAATGCGTCGACGGCCGCGATCTCGGCATGGACGGCAAGACGCTGATCCATCCGAGCCAGATCGAGGCGGCGAACCGCGTGTTCGCACCCGATGCCGGCGAGATCGCGGAAGCCCGGCGCATCATCGATGCCTTCTCGCTGCCGGAAAACCGCAGCCGGGGCGCCATCGCCCTCGACGGCCGCATGGTGGAGCGGCTCCACGCCGATATCGCCCGCCGCACCCTGGCATTGGCCGAGGCCATCGCGGCCGCGTCCTGA
- a CDS encoding GNAT family N-acetyltransferase: MFAISTLIRHELPEDAAAVDALHEIAFGPGRFAKTAYRLREGVPCDPALSFVALAGTRIVGSVRLTPILIGQRPATLLGPLCVHPDAQSRGTGRNLVAAALEAATARQAGPVLLVGDRAYYEPLGFAPVPPGAITLPGPVDANRLMIAAAGAAGPFQGPARRRA, from the coding sequence ATGTTCGCCATTTCCACTCTGATCCGGCATGAGCTGCCGGAAGATGCCGCTGCGGTCGACGCGCTGCACGAGATCGCCTTCGGCCCCGGCCGGTTCGCCAAGACGGCCTACCGGCTGCGGGAAGGCGTGCCGTGCGACCCCGCCCTCTCGTTCGTCGCGCTCGCCGGCACCCGCATCGTCGGCTCCGTGCGGCTGACGCCGATCCTGATCGGCCAGCGGCCCGCGACCCTGCTCGGCCCGCTCTGCGTCCATCCCGATGCCCAGAGCCGCGGCACCGGCCGCAACCTCGTCGCCGCCGCGCTTGAGGCCGCGACAGCCCGGCAGGCCGGCCCCGTGCTGCTGGTCGGCGACCGCGCCTATTACGAGCCCCTCGGCTTCGCCCCCGTCCCCCCCGGCGCGATCACCCTGCCCGGCCCGGTCGACGCCAACCGGCTGATGATCGCGGCTGCGGGCGCGGCGGGTCCGTTCCAGGGTCCGGCGCGCCGCCGCGCCTGA
- a CDS encoding L,D-transpeptidase → MGRLAVFIGACATAAGLAVMPAIADEQEPAGQFFDPSSKTWVTYYLSREELARRQQEKFARRVVPIETNEVPGTVIIDTINRYLYLVQPDGQAIRYGIGVGKEGFEWSGVERISRKAEWPSWTPPAEMLARRPDLPRFMTGGPKNPLGARALYLGNTLYRVHGTNEDWSIGYAVSSGCIRLKNKDVTDLYERVNVGAKVIVIGPDSNYPIPPVLDLTRPQPKLPAPALANRPAS, encoded by the coding sequence ATGGGCCGTTTAGCCGTTTTCATCGGAGCCTGCGCCACCGCTGCCGGCCTCGCCGTGATGCCCGCCATCGCCGATGAGCAGGAGCCGGCCGGCCAGTTCTTCGATCCCAGCTCGAAGACGTGGGTGACCTATTATCTCTCGCGCGAAGAACTGGCGCGCCGCCAGCAGGAAAAGTTCGCACGCCGCGTCGTTCCGATCGAGACCAACGAAGTCCCGGGCACGGTCATCATCGACACCATCAACCGCTACCTCTACCTCGTCCAGCCGGACGGCCAGGCCATCCGCTACGGCATCGGCGTCGGCAAGGAGGGGTTCGAGTGGTCCGGCGTCGAACGCATCTCGCGCAAGGCCGAGTGGCCGAGCTGGACCCCGCCGGCCGAGATGCTGGCGCGCCGCCCCGATCTGCCGCGCTTCATGACCGGCGGCCCGAAGAACCCCCTCGGCGCCCGTGCGCTCTATCTCGGCAACACGCTCTATCGCGTGCACGGCACCAACGAGGACTGGAGCATCGGCTACGCCGTCTCCTCCGGCTGCATCCGCCTGAAGAACAAGGACGTCACCGACCTCTACGAGCGCGTGAATGTCGGCGCCAAGGTCATCGTGATCGGGCCCGACAGCAACTACCCGATCCCGCCGGTGCTGGACCTCACCCGGCCGCAGCCGAAGCTGCCGGCGCCCGCGCTCGCCAACCGCCCGGCCTCCTGA
- the leuD gene encoding 3-isopropylmalate dehydratase small subunit, translating into MQKFTVLTGVAAPLPLINIDTDMIIPKQYLKTIERTGLGKGLFSEMRYNEDGTENPDFVLNKPAYRHAQILVAEDNFGCGSSREHAPWALLDFGIRCVISTSFADIFYNNCFKNGILPIVVTHEQLGLLLDDAARGANSTLTIDLEAQEIRGPDGGTVHFEIDPFRKHCLMEGLDDIGLTLAKKDAIAGHEHAIAAERPWV; encoded by the coding sequence ATGCAGAAATTCACCGTACTGACAGGGGTCGCCGCACCGCTGCCGCTGATCAATATCGACACCGATATGATCATCCCGAAGCAGTATCTGAAGACGATCGAGCGCACCGGCCTCGGCAAGGGCCTGTTCTCGGAGATGCGCTATAACGAGGATGGCACGGAGAACCCGGACTTCGTTCTGAACAAGCCGGCCTACCGCCACGCCCAGATCCTGGTCGCCGAAGACAATTTCGGCTGCGGCTCCAGCCGCGAGCATGCCCCGTGGGCGCTGCTCGATTTCGGCATCCGCTGTGTGATCTCCACCTCGTTCGCCGACATCTTCTACAACAACTGCTTCAAGAACGGCATCCTGCCGATCGTCGTCACCCACGAGCAGCTCGGGCTGCTGCTGGACGACGCCGCGCGCGGCGCCAACTCCACCCTGACCATCGACCTCGAGGCCCAGGAAATCCGGGGCCCCGACGGCGGCACGGTGCACTTCGAGATCGATCCCTTCCGCAAGCACTGCCTGATGGAGGGGCTGGACGATATCGGCCTGACGCTCGCGAAGAAGGACGCCATCGCCGGCCACGAGCACGCCATCGCCGCCGAGCGTCCCTGGGTCTGA
- the ptsN gene encoding PTS IIA-like nitrogen regulatory protein PtsN has product MDLSDLLGVEAVLPSLKASSKKQAIQELAERAATLTGLPAREIFDTLLQRERLGSTGVGHGVAIPHGKLPALPRIFGLFARLDKAVDFEALDDEPVDLVFLLLAPEGSGADHLKALARIARVLRDGATAAKLRATTDPTALYALLTQPVASHAA; this is encoded by the coding sequence ATGGATTTGAGCGATCTTCTAGGCGTCGAGGCGGTGTTGCCCTCGCTCAAGGCGAGCAGCAAGAAGCAGGCGATCCAAGAGCTTGCCGAGCGCGCCGCGACGCTGACCGGGCTGCCGGCGCGCGAGATCTTCGATACGCTCCTCCAGCGCGAGCGGCTCGGATCGACCGGCGTCGGCCACGGCGTCGCCATTCCCCACGGCAAGCTTCCCGCGCTGCCGCGGATCTTCGGCCTGTTTGCCCGCCTCGACAAGGCGGTCGATTTCGAGGCGCTCGACGACGAGCCGGTCGACCTCGTTTTCCTGCTGCTGGCGCCGGAAGGCTCGGGCGCGGACCACCTGAAGGCGCTTGCGCGGATCGCCCGCGTGCTGCGCGACGGCGCGACGGCCGCCAAGCTGCGCGCGACCACCGACCCGACCGCGCTATATGCGCTGCTGACCCAGCCGGTCGCCTCCCACGCGGCCTGA
- a CDS encoding YihY/virulence factor BrkB family protein produces the protein MSEHSAAGARRPHEAAGKAPRRRRRRVIATRDVLTRAFSHFNDDDGWAMASHVALQILLSLFPFLIVVAAIAGAIGSEELAGEVTELVFETWPKEVARPIAEQAHEVLTRNHTSAITLGLLFSFWFASNGVEAIRSALNRAYRLVETRSYVMRRLQSFLFVCLGAFGLLSLAILVVFGPLLWDAIVWRAPWLANMERGVRYLRLGVATAVLGIVLVASHVWLPCGRRGVLEILPGVVVTLVAWLVAGAGFGFYLHRFATYSNTYAGLANVTVAIVFLYLISTLFLAGAEINAAVGIRRAERRTGQPAGPNPPKV, from the coding sequence ATGAGCGAGCACAGCGCAGCCGGAGCGCGCCGACCGCACGAGGCCGCCGGGAAGGCGCCACGCCGGCGGCGACGGCGGGTGATCGCCACCCGCGACGTGCTCACGCGCGCCTTTTCCCACTTCAACGACGACGACGGCTGGGCGATGGCGAGCCACGTCGCGCTGCAGATCCTTCTCTCGCTGTTCCCGTTCCTGATCGTCGTCGCGGCGATCGCCGGGGCGATCGGATCGGAGGAACTGGCGGGCGAGGTGACCGAGCTGGTGTTCGAGACCTGGCCGAAGGAGGTCGCCCGGCCGATCGCCGAGCAGGCCCACGAGGTCTTGACCCGCAACCACACCAGCGCGATCACCCTCGGCCTGCTGTTCTCGTTCTGGTTCGCCTCGAACGGCGTGGAGGCCATCCGCAGCGCCCTGAACCGGGCCTATCGCCTCGTCGAGACGCGCAGCTACGTCATGCGGCGCCTGCAGAGCTTCCTGTTCGTCTGCCTCGGCGCGTTCGGGCTTTTGTCGCTGGCGATCCTCGTCGTGTTCGGCCCGCTGCTGTGGGACGCCATCGTCTGGCGCGCGCCGTGGCTCGCCAACATGGAGCGCGGCGTGCGCTATCTGCGCCTCGGCGTCGCCACCGCGGTGCTCGGCATCGTGCTCGTCGCCTCCCACGTCTGGCTGCCGTGCGGCCGGCGCGGCGTGCTGGAAATCCTGCCGGGCGTCGTGGTCACGCTGGTGGCCTGGCTCGTCGCCGGCGCGGGCTTCGGCTTCTACCTGCACCGCTTCGCCACCTATTCCAACACCTATGCCGGGCTTGCCAACGTCACGGTGGCCATCGTGTTCCTCTATCTGATCTCCACGCTGTTCCTCGCCGGCGCCGAGATCAACGCCGCCGTCGGCATCCGCCGCGCCGAGCGCAGAACCGGCCAGCCGGCCGGTCCCAATCCGCCGAAAGTATAA
- a CDS encoding TIGR02302 family protein, with product MTRPTDTAADATPGASGAGGPARESGPQAAIDRLVRRARLAILWERAWPPLAFVLGIVALFFGASWLGLWSVVDPWVRAVLLAAFAALFAVPLVALVRFARPLRTDAIARIEQVSGRPHRPLTAFDDSLADPEADPTTRALWSAHRRRVAAEIASLQAGAPAPKLYRRDPFAVRAVVGLVLFVGLFAGAGHYRERIAAAFAPFASPVAAPPVRLDAWVTPPGYTGRAPVFLTGATAGNGERTVRVPSGSELVVRIQGANDARVTAEDAEGSHVVEPTAPEGAGGKTADAKAGEAKKPADASTATAAIPAERRIALTANGSVTVTREGAQLARWNFVVDRDTPPTIAWTGAPTADKGNALQFNYQVSDDYGVSEAFALVKPIPEPGADGRRPLVDAPEVRLSLPPKPARSGAARTVENLTKHPWAGSRVSVVLVARDEAGQEGRSEPMEVTLPERPFRVPLARAIIEQRRDLALDAEAQLQVIEALDALMIAPDGIFRSPTAYLGTRMVYGKLVAARSDDALKPLLDEMWELALAVEDGSTSLAAQALRDAQDRLRQALQDGASDEEIARLTEELRQAMQRYLSALAEQARRNPQSAQSPPDQDTQMVRPQDLDEMLKRIEELSKTGSKEAAEQLLSQLQEMLENMQMAQPGQNGPGQQGQGSLDALGRMIQEQQKLMDETYRLDRGDGQGQDGQQGQTGEGQQGQNGSGQDGSGRLQELQRRQDQLSQQLGRMLDELNRQNGSQPGQGQGQGQGQGDTPGQGQMGQNQGQTPGQSGNGQSGEGQPGDGRDALGRAGRAMGDAGRSLGNRDTANALDQQGEALDALRRGAQQMAEQMARQNGQQRGNGSGPYAGSEDPLGRSRHSQGPDFGTSVKVPDEIDVQRARRILDELRRRLGELGRSQFELDYLERLLPHD from the coding sequence ATGACGCGACCGACCGATACAGCGGCCGACGCCACGCCCGGAGCATCCGGTGCCGGCGGGCCCGCCCGCGAGAGCGGACCGCAGGCGGCGATCGACCGGCTGGTACGCCGTGCCCGCCTCGCCATCCTGTGGGAGCGTGCGTGGCCGCCGCTGGCCTTCGTCCTCGGCATCGTCGCGCTTTTCTTCGGCGCGTCCTGGCTCGGCCTCTGGTCGGTTGTCGATCCGTGGGTGCGCGCGGTGCTGCTCGCGGCGTTCGCCGCGCTGTTCGCCGTGCCGCTCGTCGCCCTCGTGCGCTTCGCCCGCCCGCTGCGGACGGACGCCATCGCCCGCATCGAGCAGGTCTCCGGGCGGCCGCACCGTCCGCTCACCGCGTTCGACGATTCCCTTGCCGATCCCGAGGCAGACCCCACCACCCGCGCGCTGTGGAGCGCCCACCGCCGCCGCGTCGCGGCCGAGATCGCCTCGCTCCAGGCCGGCGCCCCCGCTCCGAAGCTCTACCGCCGCGATCCGTTCGCCGTCCGCGCCGTCGTCGGCCTCGTGCTGTTCGTCGGGCTGTTCGCCGGTGCCGGCCACTATCGCGAGCGGATCGCCGCCGCGTTCGCGCCGTTCGCCAGCCCCGTCGCCGCGCCGCCCGTGCGCCTCGACGCCTGGGTGACGCCGCCGGGCTATACCGGCCGCGCGCCGGTGTTCCTGACCGGCGCCACCGCCGGCAACGGCGAGCGCACCGTGCGCGTGCCGTCGGGCAGCGAACTCGTGGTGCGCATCCAGGGCGCGAACGATGCCCGGGTGACGGCCGAGGACGCGGAGGGTTCGCACGTCGTCGAGCCGACGGCGCCGGAAGGCGCCGGCGGCAAAACGGCCGATGCGAAGGCCGGGGAGGCGAAAAAGCCCGCGGACGCCTCCACCGCGACGGCCGCGATACCGGCCGAACGGCGCATCGCGCTGACCGCGAACGGCAGCGTGACGGTGACCCGGGAAGGCGCGCAGCTCGCGCGCTGGAACTTCGTCGTCGACCGCGACACGCCGCCGACCATCGCCTGGACCGGCGCGCCCACCGCGGACAAGGGCAACGCGCTCCAGTTCAACTATCAGGTCTCCGACGATTACGGGGTCAGCGAGGCGTTCGCGCTCGTCAAGCCGATCCCGGAGCCCGGCGCCGACGGTCGCCGGCCGCTGGTGGACGCGCCCGAGGTGCGTCTTTCCCTGCCGCCGAAGCCCGCCCGCAGCGGTGCCGCCAGGACGGTCGAGAACCTGACCAAGCACCCGTGGGCCGGCAGCCGCGTCAGCGTCGTGCTCGTCGCGCGCGACGAGGCCGGCCAGGAAGGCCGCTCCGAGCCGATGGAAGTGACGCTGCCCGAGCGCCCGTTCCGCGTGCCGCTCGCCCGCGCCATCATCGAGCAGCGCCGTGATCTCGCCCTCGACGCCGAGGCGCAGCTTCAGGTGATCGAGGCGCTCGACGCGCTGATGATCGCGCCCGACGGCATCTTCCGCAGCCCGACCGCCTATCTCGGCACCCGCATGGTCTATGGCAAGCTCGTCGCGGCCCGCAGCGACGACGCGCTGAAGCCCCTGCTCGACGAGATGTGGGAGCTGGCGCTCGCCGTCGAGGACGGCTCCACCTCCCTCGCCGCCCAGGCGCTGCGCGACGCGCAGGACCGGCTGCGGCAGGCCTTGCAGGACGGCGCCTCCGACGAGGAGATCGCCCGCCTCACCGAGGAACTGCGACAGGCGATGCAGCGCTATCTGAGCGCGCTCGCCGAGCAGGCCCGCCGCAATCCCCAGTCCGCCCAGTCCCCGCCCGATCAGGACACCCAGATGGTGCGCCCGCAGGATCTCGACGAGATGCTGAAGCGCATCGAGGAACTGTCCAAGACCGGGTCGAAGGAGGCCGCCGAGCAGTTGCTGTCGCAGCTCCAGGAGATGCTGGAGAACATGCAGATGGCCCAGCCCGGCCAGAACGGTCCGGGCCAGCAGGGCCAGGGTTCGCTCGATGCCCTCGGCCGCATGATCCAGGAGCAGCAGAAGCTGATGGACGAGACCTATCGTCTCGACCGCGGCGACGGACAGGGTCAGGACGGCCAGCAGGGCCAGACCGGCGAGGGACAGCAGGGCCAGAACGGCAGCGGTCAGGACGGCAGCGGACGACTGCAGGAACTCCAGCGCCGGCAGGATCAGCTGAGCCAGCAGCTCGGCCGGATGCTCGACGAACTCAACCGCCAGAACGGCAGCCAGCCGGGTCAGGGCCAGGGTCAGGGTCAGGGTCAGGGCGACACGCCCGGCCAGGGCCAGATGGGCCAGAACCAGGGCCAGACGCCAGGTCAATCGGGCAATGGTCAGTCCGGCGAAGGTCAGCCCGGCGATGGTCGCGACGCGCTCGGCCGCGCCGGCCGCGCCATGGGCGATGCCGGCCGCTCGCTCGGCAACCGCGACACCGCCAACGCCCTCGACCAGCAGGGCGAGGCCCTCGACGCGCTGCGCCGCGGCGCCCAGCAGATGGCCGAGCAGATGGCCCGCCAGAACGGCCAGCAGCGCGGCAACGGCTCCGGTCCCTATGCCGGCAGCGAGGACCCCCTCGGCCGTTCGCGCCACAGCCAGGGCCCGGATTTCGGCACCAGCGTCAAGGTGCCGGACGAGATCGACGTGCAGCGCGCCCGCCGCATCCTCGACGAGCTGCGCCGCCGCCTCGGCGAACTCGGCCGCTCGCAGTTCGAGCTCGACTATCTGGAGCGCCTGCTGCCGCACGATTGA
- a CDS encoding Hsp20 family protein yields MSRLTTFSSPFLLGFDEIERVLDRVSKAANDGYPPYNIERLPPDGRRGDVLRITLAVAGFTRDQLAVTIEENQLVIRGRQTEDERERHFLHRGIAARQFQRTFVLAEGIDILGAELKDGLLSIDLARPEPERIVRKIQIASGD; encoded by the coding sequence ATGTCGCGTCTGACGACGTTCTCAAGTCCGTTCCTGCTCGGGTTCGACGAGATCGAACGCGTGCTCGACCGGGTTTCGAAGGCCGCCAACGACGGCTATCCCCCCTACAACATCGAGCGACTGCCGCCGGACGGGCGGCGGGGTGACGTTCTCAGGATCACGCTCGCGGTCGCGGGGTTCACCCGGGACCAGCTCGCGGTGACCATCGAGGAGAACCAGCTCGTGATCCGCGGCCGGCAGACCGAGGACGAGCGGGAGCGTCATTTCCTGCACCGTGGAATCGCAGCCCGGCAGTTCCAGCGCACTTTCGTGCTGGCGGAAGGGATCGACATCCTCGGAGCGGAGTTGAAAGACGGACTGCTGTCGATCGACCTCGCCAGACCGGAACCGGAGCGTATCGTACGGAAGATTCAGATCGCCTCGGGAGACTGA
- the hpf gene encoding ribosome hibernation-promoting factor, HPF/YfiA family: MTLRVSGKNIDIGEALRSRIEDRIEEIVRKYFDGGYDGHTTVEPEGTAFRTECSLHLDTGIVLKTSALAHDAYQSFDAAADRIERRLSRYKSRLRGRTDHGRNGADDAAAAYVLAAPDEEEDVPVDYSPLVVAETATRVKTMTVGMAVLELDLTEAPVIVFRNAAHGGVNVVFRRQDGNVGWIDPTLSGTGA; this comes from the coding sequence ATGACGCTGCGCGTTTCGGGAAAGAACATCGATATCGGCGAGGCCCTGCGCAGCCGTATCGAGGACCGGATCGAGGAGATCGTCCGGAAATATTTCGATGGCGGCTATGACGGTCACACCACCGTCGAGCCCGAGGGCACCGCCTTCCGGACGGAATGTTCCCTTCATCTCGACACGGGCATCGTGCTGAAGACCAGCGCGCTGGCCCATGACGCCTATCAGAGCTTCGATGCGGCCGCGGATCGCATCGAGCGGCGGCTGAGCCGCTACAAGAGCCGGCTTCGCGGCCGGACCGACCACGGGCGCAACGGCGCGGACGACGCCGCAGCGGCCTACGTGCTGGCCGCCCCCGACGAGGAAGAGGACGTTCCCGTCGATTACAGCCCGCTGGTGGTGGCTGAAACCGCGACCCGGGTGAAGACCATGACCGTCGGCATGGCGGTTCTGGAACTCGACCTGACGGAAGCGCCGGTGATCGTGTTCCGCAACGCCGCCCACGGCGGCGTGAACGTCGTCTTCCGCCGCCAGGACGGCAATGTCGGCTGGATCGATCCGACGCTGTCGGGAACGGGCGCTTGA
- a CDS encoding DUF1150 family protein — MNTENRPTRTVPPEILAGIGAGRLTYVKSLTSAEVPALFPQAPELSPDLELWALLGADGTPILLTDSREAAIANAAEHDMVTVSVH, encoded by the coding sequence ATGAATACCGAAAACCGCCCCACCCGCACCGTGCCGCCGGAGATCCTCGCCGGGATCGGCGCCGGGCGCCTGACCTACGTCAAGTCCCTGACCTCCGCCGAGGTGCCGGCCCTGTTCCCGCAGGCGCCGGAACTGAGCCCCGATCTCGAACTCTGGGCCCTGCTCGGTGCCGACGGTACCCCGATTCTGCTCACCGACAGCCGCGAAGCCGCGATCGCCAATGCGGCCGAGCATGACATGGTGACCGTGAGCGTGCACTGA